One stretch of Gopherus flavomarginatus isolate rGopFla2 chromosome 2, rGopFla2.mat.asm, whole genome shotgun sequence DNA includes these proteins:
- the LOC127045334 gene encoding heat shock protein 30C-like, producing the protein MFPLRVWQSPDYGPVWLRSRAPASSLLGPGPHSLWDQLVGDVQTHLDEMERMRHSLLLAYPLLCGEGEGSRTPRQSSQTLAEGAGKEPGSQAQGKERYQLSMDVSGFSPAELMVRVDGRKLTVTGKREKKTESEAGVRSQEYREIRRETLLPEDVNVQAVLCSLSQDGQLCVEAPRLALPPAQGRDIPISVCQGVKAGEGNLPTEGKEPGSSEMETGGESEETSPRDS; encoded by the coding sequence ATGTTCCCGCTCCGAGTGTGGCAGTCGCCTGACTATGGCCCCGTGTGGCTCCGCAGCAGAGCCCCAGCGTCCAGCCTCCTGGGGCCGGGTCCCCACAGCCTCTGGGACCAGCTGGTGGGGGACGTGCAGACGCACCTGGACGAGATGGAGCGAATGAGACACTCCCTCCTCCTGGCTTATCCCCTTCTCTGCGGGGAGGGCGAGGGGAGCAGGACCCCGAGGCAGAGCAGCCAGACCCTGGCTGagggtgctgggaaggagcccGGGTCCCAGGcgcaggggaaggagaggtacCAGCTCTCCATGGACGTGAGCGGCTTCTCCCCAGCTGAGCTGATGGTGAGAGTGGACGGGAGGAAGCTGACGGTGACGGGGAAGCGTGAGAAGAAAACAGAGTCGGAGGCTGGAGTCCGCTCCCAGGAATACAGAGAGATCCGCAGAGAAACTCTCCTGCCGGAAGACGTGAACGTGCAGGCCgtgctctgctccctgtcccaggatGGGCAGCTCTGCGTCGAGGCGCCACGTCTGGCCCTGCCGCCGGCACAGGGGAGAGACATTCCCATCAGTGTGTGCCAGGGGGTGAAGGCAGGAGAAGGAAACCTGCCCACGGAGGGAAAGGAACCGGGGAGCAGCGAGATGGAGACAGGAGGAGAGAGCGAGGAGACCAGCCCCAGAGATTCCTGA
- the LOC127045335 gene encoding heat shock protein 30C-like: MFPLRVWQSPDYGPVWLRSRAPASSLLGPGPHSLLEQLVGDVQTHLDEMERMRHSLLLAYPLLCGEGEGSRTPRQSSQTLAEGAGKEPGSQAQGKERYQLSMDVSGFSPAELMVRVDGRKLTVTGKREKKTESEAGVRSQEYREIRRETLLPEDVNVQAALCSLSQDGQLCIEAPRLALPAAQGRDIPISVCQGVKAGEGNLPTEGKEPGSSEMETGGESEETSPRDP; encoded by the coding sequence ATGTTCCCGCTCCGAGTGTGGCAGTCGCCTGACTATGGCCCCGTGTGGCTCCGCAGCAGAGCCCCAGCGTCCAGCCTCCTGGGGCCGGGTCCCCACAgcctcttggagcagctggtggggGACGTGCAGACGCACCTGGACGAGATGGAGCGAATGAGACACTCCCTCCTCCTGGCTTATCCCCTTCTCTGCGGGGAGGGCGAGGGGAGCAGGACCCCGAGGCAGAGCAGCCAGACCCTGGCTGagggtgctgggaaggagcccGGGTCCCAGGcgcaggggaaggagaggtacCAGCTCTCCATGGACGTGAGCGGCTTCTCCCCAGCTGAGCTGATGGTGAGAGTGGACGGGAGGAAGCTGACGGTGACAGGGAAGCGTGAGAAAAAAACGGAGTCGGAGGCTGGAGTCCGCTCCCAGGAATACAGAGAGATCCGCAGAGAAACTCTCCTGCCGGAAGACGTGAACGTGCAGGCCGcgctctgctccctgtcccaggatGGGCAGCTCTGCATCGAGGCGCCACGTCTGGCCCTGCCAGCGGCACAGGGGAGAGACATTCCCATCAGTGTGTGCCAGGGGGTGAAGGCAGGAGAAGGAAACCTGCCCACGGAGGGAAAGGAGCCGGGGAGCAGCGAGATGGAGACAGGAGGAGAGAGCGAGGAGACCAGCCCCAGAGATCCCTGA
- the LOC127045329 gene encoding heat shock protein 30C-like produces the protein MFPLRVWQSPDYGPVWLRSRAPASSLLGPGPHSLLEQLVGDVQTHLDEMERMRHSLLLAYPLLCGEGEGSRTPRQSSQTLAEGAGKEPGSQAQGKERYQLSMDVSGFSPAELMVRVDGRKLTVTGKREKKTESEAGVRSQEYREIRRETLLPEDVNVQAVLCSLSQDGQLCVEAPRLALPAAQGRDIPISVCQGVKAGEGNLPTEGKEPGSSEMETGGKSEETSPRDS, from the coding sequence ATGTTCCCGCTCCGAGTGTGGCAGTCGCCTGACTATGGCCCCGTGTGGCTCCGCAGCAGAGCCCCAGCGTCCAGCCTCCTGGGGCCGGGTCCCCACAgcctcttggagcagctggtggggGACGTGCAGACGCACCTGGACGAGATGGAGCGAATGAGACACTCCCTCCTCCTGGCTTATCCCCTTCTCTGCGGGGAGGGCGAGGGGAGCAGGACCCCGAGGCAGAGCAGCCAGACCCTGGCTGagggtgctgggaaggagcccGGGTCCCAGGcgcaggggaaggagaggtacCAGCTCTCCATGGACGTGAGCGGCTTCTCCCCAGCTGAGCTGATGGTGCGAGTGGACGGGAGGAAGCTGACGGTGACGGGGAAGCGTGAGAAGAAAACGGAGTCGGAGGCTGGAGTCCGCTCCCAGGAATACAGAGAGATCCGCAGAGAAACTCTCCTGCCGGAAGACGTGAACGTGCAGGCCgtgctctgctccctgtcccaggatGGGCAGCTCTGCGTCGAGGCGCCACGTCTGGCCCTGCCAGCGGCGCAGGGGAGAGACATTCCCATCAGTGTGTGCCAGGGGGTGAAGGCTGGAGAAGGAAACCTGCCCACGGAGGGAAAGGAACCGGGGAGCAGCGAGATGGAGACAGGAGGAAAGAGCGAGGAGACCAGCCCCAGAGATTCCTGA
- the LOC127045333 gene encoding heat shock protein 30C-like, producing the protein MFPLRVWQSRDYGPVWLRSRAPASSLLGPGPHSLLEQLVGDVQTHLDEMERMRHSLLLAYPLLCGEGEGSRAPRQSSQTLAEGAGKEPGSQAQGKERYQLSMDVSGFSPAELMVRVDGRKLTVTGKREKKTESEAGVRSQEYREIRRETLLPEDVNVQAVLCSLSQDGQLCIEAPRLALPAAQGRDIPISVCQGVKAGEGNLPTEGKELGSSEMETGGESEETSPRDS; encoded by the coding sequence ATGTTCCCGCTCCGAGTGTGGCAGTCGCGTGACTATGGCCCCGTGTGGCTCCGCAGCAGAGCCCCAGCGTCCAGCCTCCTGGGGCCGGGTCCCCACAgcctcttggagcagctggtggggGACGTGCAGACGCACCTGGACGAGATGGAGCGAATGAGACACTCCCTCCTCCTGGCTTATCCCCTTCTCTGCGGGGAGGGCGAGGGGAGCAGGGCCCCGAGGCAGAGCAGCCAGACCCTGGCTGagggtgctgggaaggagcccGGGTCCCAGGcgcaggggaaggagaggtacCAGCTCTCCATGGACGTGAGCGGCTTCTCCCCAGCTGAGCTGATGGTGAGAGTGGACGGGAGGAAGCTGACGGTGACGGGGAAGCGTGAGAAGAAAACGGAGTCGGAGGCTGGAGTCCGCTCCCAGGAATACAGAGAGATCCGCAGAGAAACTCTCCTGCCGGAAGACGTGAACGTGCAGGCCgtgctctgctccctgtcccaggatGGGCAGCTCTGCATCGAGGCGCCACGTCTGGCCCTGCCAGCGGCACAAGGGAGAGACATTCCCATCAGTGTGTGCCAGGGGGTGAAGGCAGGAGAAGGAAACCTGCCCACGGAGGGaaaggagctggggagcagcGAGATGGAGACAGGAGGAGAGAGTGAGGAGACCAGCCCCAGAGATTCCTGA
- the LOC127045328 gene encoding heat shock protein 30C-like, producing the protein MFPLRVWQSPDYGPVWLRSRAPASSLLGPGPHSLWEQLVGDVQTHLDEMERMRHSLLLAYPLLCGEAEGSRAPRQSSQTLAEGAGKEPGSQAQGKERYQLSMDVSGFSPAELMVRVDGRKLTVTGKREKKTESEAGVRSQEYREIRRETLLPEDVNVQAVLCSLSQDGQLCIEAPRLALPAAQGRDIPISVCQGVKAGEGNLPTEGKEPGSSEMETGEESEETSPSDS; encoded by the coding sequence ATGTTCCCGCTCCGAGTGTGGCAGTCGCCTGACTATGGCCCCGTGTGGCTCCGCAGCAGAGCCCCAGCGTCCAGCCTCCTGGGGCCGGGTCCCCACAGCCTCTGGGAGCAGCTGGTGGGGGACGTGCAGACGCACCTGGACGAGATGGAGCGAATGAGACACTCCCTCCTCCTGGCTTATCCCCTTCTCTGCGGGGAGGCCGAGGGGAGCAGGGCCCCGAGGCAGAGCAGCCAGACCCTGGCTGagggtgctgggaaggagcccGGGTCCCAGGcgcaggggaaggagaggtacCAGCTCTCCATGGACGTGAGCGGCTTCTCCCCAGCTGAGCTGATGGTGAGAGTGGACGGGAGGAAGCTGACGGTGACAGGGAAGCGTGAGAAAAAAACGGAGTCGGAGGCTGGAGTCCGCTCCCAGGAATACAGAGAGATCCGCAGAGAAACTCTCCTGCCGGAAGACGTGAACGTGCAGGCCgtgctctgctccctgtcccaggatGGGCAGCTCTGCATCGAGGCGCCACGTCTGGCCCTGCCAGCGGCGCAGGGGAGAGACATTCCCATCAGTGTGTGCCAGGGGGTGAAGGCAGGAGAAGGAAACCTGCCCACGGAGGGAAAGGAACCGGGGAGCAGCGAGATGGAGACAGGAGAAGAGAGCGAGGAGACCAGCCCCAGTGATTCCTAA
- the LOC127045331 gene encoding heat shock protein 30C-like, which translates to MFPLRVWQSPDYGPVWLRSRAPASSLLGPGPHSLLEQLVGDVQTHLDEMERMRHSLLLAYPLLCGEGEGSRTPRQSSQTLAEGAGKEPGSQAQGKERYQLSMDVSGFSPAELMVRVDGRKLTVTGKREKKTESEAGVRSQEYREIRRETLLPEDVNVQAVLCSLSQDGQLCIEAPRLALTAAQGRDIPISVCQGVKAGEGNLPTEGKEPGSSEMETGGESEETSPRDS; encoded by the coding sequence ATGTTCCCGCTCCGAGTGTGGCAGTCGCCTGACTATGGCCCCGTGTGGCTCCGCAGCAGAGCCCCAGCGTCCAGCCTCCTGGGGCCGGGTCCCCACAgcctcttggagcagctggtggggGACGTGCAGACGCACCTGGACGAGATGGAGCGAATGAGACACTCCCTCCTCCTGGCTTATCCCCTTCTCTGCGGGGAGGGCGAGGGGAGCAGGACCCCGAGGCAGAGCAGCCAGACCCTGGCTGagggtgctgggaaggagcccGGGTCCCAGGCGCAGGGAAAGGAGAGGTACCAGCTCTCCATGGACGTGAGCGGCTTCTCCCCAGCTGAGCTGATGGTGAGAGTGGACGGGAGGAAGCTGACGGTGACGGGGAAGCGTGAGAAGAAAACAGAGTCGGAGGCTGGAGTCCGCTCCCAGGAATACAGAGAGATCCGCAGAGAAACTCTCCTGCCGGAAGACGTGAACGTGCAGGCCgtgctctgctccctgtcccaggatGGGCAGCTCTGCATCGAGGCGCCACGTCTGGCCCTGACAGCGGCGCAGGGGAGAGACATTCCCATCAGTGTGTGCCAGGGGGTGAAGGCAGGAGAAGGAAACCTGCCCACGGAGGGAAAGGAGCCGGGGAGCAGCGAGATGGAGACAGGAGGAGAGAGCGAGGAGACCAGCCCCAGAGATTCCTGA
- the LOC127045336 gene encoding heat shock protein 30C-like — protein sequence MFPLRVWQSPDYGPVWLRSRAPASSLLGPGPHSLLEQLVGDVQTHLDEMERMRHSLLLAYPLLCGEGEGSRAPRQSSQTLAEGAGKEPGSQAQGKERYQLSMDVSGFSPAELMVRVDGRKLTVTGKREKKTESEAGVRSQEYREIRRETLLPEDVNVQAALCSLSQDGQLCIEAPRLALPPAQGRDIPISVCQGVKAGEGNLPTEGKEPGSSEMETGGESEETSPRDS from the coding sequence ATGTTCCCGCTCCGAGTGTGGCAGTCGCCTGACTATGGCCCCGTGTGGCTCCGCAGCAGAGCCCCAGCGTCCAGCCTCCTGGGGCCGGGTCCCCACAgcctcttggagcagctggtggggGACGTGCAGACGCACCTGGACGAGATGGAGCGAATGAGACACTCCCTCCTCCTGGCTTATCCCCTTCTCTGCGGGGAGGGCGAGGGGAGCAGGGCCCCGAGGCAGAGCAGCCAGACCCTGGCTGagggtgctgggaaggagcccGGGTCCCAGGcgcaggggaaggagaggtacCAGCTCTCCATGGACGTGAGCGGCTTCTCCCCAGCTGAGCTGATGGTGAGAGTGGACGGGAGGAAGCTGACGGTGACAGGGAAGCGTGAGAAGAAAACGGAGTCGGAGGCTGGAGTCCGCTCCCAGGAATACAGAGAGATCCGCAGAGAAACTCTCCTGCCGGAAGACGTGAACGTGCAGGCCGcgctctgctccctgtcccaggatGGGCAGCTCTGCATCGAGGCGCCACGTCTGGCCCTGCCACCGGCACAGGGGAGAGACATTCCCATCAGTGTGTGCCAGGGGGTGAAGGCAGGAGAAGGAAACCTGCCCACGGAGGGAAAGGAACCGGGGAGCAGCGAGATGGAGACAGGAGGAGAGAGCGAGGAGACCAGCCCCAGAGATTCCTGA